Genomic DNA from bacterium:
CTTTGCCCCTTTGCCCCTGGGTAGTTACCCTTAGAGAAGCCTTATTCCCGTATCAATAATCTCTCTGGCTAAGGGATCGTCTTTATTAAAATCTTTAGGAGAAAAGGGAATCACTTCAATTTCGCTGCTCACTGAGATCGTAATATGACGAATCTTATCTTTATCTTCTATTCTATTACCTTTAAATATTTCCGATACCAGAGCGATGTCAATATCGCTCCATTCTTTGTGGGTTCCCTTGGCATAACTCCCAAAAAGAATGGCCTCTTTTATTGGTATCTTATTCTTTCTTAAATTATTTAAATATTTATCGATCTTATTTTTTTATTTCAACAGGGATTTGAGCCATTGATAATATTCCTTTATCGTAACTACTCAGGC
This window encodes:
- a CDS encoding nucleotidyltransferase domain-containing protein, which codes for MDKYLNNLRKNKIPIKEAILFGSYAKGTHKEWSDIDIALVSEIFKGNRIEDKDKIRHITISVSSEIEVIPFSPKDFNKDDPLAREIIDTGIRLL